TTGAAAACTTAGGTATCAATATTAAAGGTACTGTCTCAGATAACAACGGGAAGAAGGTAGCCGACGCAATTGTGGTCGTAAAGGGAACTAACCAGGGTACGCCCACTGACGCCGAAGGCAGATTTGAGCTGCGCAATGTGCCCGAAAACGCTTCAATTGTGGTTAGTCACGTGCAATTCAAGTCGCAGGAAATCAAGATTAACAAGAATAAGCTCATCTACGACATTATACTTGAAGCCAGCACCGAGCCTGTCCAGGCAAATGTTGTCAGACAGGATGCACCGGTAGGAAAACCACAGGATTCCGGGTCTAAAACTGAAAAAATGGTAGTCGTCGAACAGAAACCGCAATTTCCGGGCGGCCAGCAGGCGATGGTAGATTATTTTAAAAACAATACAGAATATCCGGAAAGCGCCAGAAAAGCGAAAGTGTCGGGGATCGTCACGGTAAGATTTACAGTAACCAAGGAAGGTTCGATCGGTAATGTGGCGATCGTAAAAGGGGTCGGATTTGGTTTGGACGCAGAGTCCGTGAGATTAGTAAAGAATATGCCCAAATGGCAGCCTGCTATCCAGAACGGAAAACCACTGAGCGTTACGCAGGATATTGAGGTGAAGTTTGACTTGCCCGGCGAAAAAACCGAGATGCGGCAGGGTTTTCATTTACCGGAACCCAAACCACTTTTAACAGCCGTCCGGATCGCCAGAGTAGAGGTTGAGGATCTTTTCAACTCTTCCCTCGCTTTCTTTGAGCCTAAAACCTTCAAACCGTCCGCAAATCCTCCAAAAGCTGAATATCGCTACACACCCGATTCGAGTAGCTATCGATTTATGAATTACCATATTCCAAACCATCCAAGTTCTGTCATGACTTTTCAAACGACAGGTAAGTACAAATACCATAAAGAGCTTCATGACAGCAAGAACTAACATTTCATAGAACATCCCTGC
This Dyadobacter sp. UC 10 DNA region includes the following protein-coding sequences:
- a CDS encoding M56 family metallopeptidase, producing the protein MEMLTYLAKANLYLALFYGCYWLFFRQHTFFHWNRFFLLGSIGAAFLLPAITFSIPAPVLETGNVRESVQIVTAATGPAEEPFNWALVALGCYLAGVLLLIFKLSSSFRKLFLLIRHSERVSTEGFILIFTDNSEYQHADNGSFSFFKWLIVNRDDYENNPDAIIRHEYVHIRQWHSADIMLIEILKALFWFNPVLWLYKRSIQAVHEYLADVEAPNRDRYASFLVSYALKVPEQMLANHFANSSLLKNRIQMIYKNRTPKWLLAKYVLIVPLTAVTVFLTAAREHIPSPANGNTAIIENLGINIKGTVSDNNGKKVADAIVVVKGTNQGTPTDAEGRFELRNVPENASIVVSHVQFKSQEIKINKNKLIYDIILEASTEPVQANVVRQDAPVGKPQDSGSKTEKMVVVEQKPQFPGGQQAMVDYFKNNTEYPESARKAKVSGIVTVRFTVTKEGSIGNVAIVKGVGFGLDAESVRLVKNMPKWQPAIQNGKPLSVTQDIEVKFDLPGEKTEMRQGFHLPEPKPLLTAVRIARVEVEDLFNSSLAFFEPKTFKPSANPPKAEYRYTPDSSSYRFMNYHIPNHPSSVMTFQTTGKYKYHKELHDSKN